A portion of the Micromonospora tarapacensis genome contains these proteins:
- a CDS encoding futalosine hydrolase: MTGLLVVTAVPAEAEAIQAGLADPTVAVVPVGVGPAVAGAATARLLALAEAAGRPYRGVVSAGVAGGFRGRVAVGGTVLGTRAIAADLGAESPDGFIPVDELGMPPELLGGGTAVAADPGLLAVLRAALPTAVVGPVLTVSTVTGAAASTDALSRRHPDAVAEAMEGYGVAVAANHAGVPFAELRTISNPIGPRDRDAWRMRDALTALTSAASALR, from the coding sequence GTGACCGGTCTGCTCGTGGTGACCGCGGTACCGGCCGAGGCGGAGGCGATTCAGGCGGGCCTCGCCGACCCCACCGTGGCGGTGGTGCCGGTGGGCGTGGGACCCGCCGTCGCCGGCGCGGCAACGGCCCGCCTGCTGGCGCTCGCCGAGGCGGCCGGCCGGCCGTACCGCGGGGTGGTCAGCGCGGGTGTGGCCGGCGGTTTCCGGGGTCGGGTGGCGGTCGGCGGCACGGTGCTGGGCACCCGCGCGATCGCCGCCGATCTGGGCGCGGAGTCGCCCGACGGCTTCATCCCGGTCGACGAGCTGGGCATGCCGCCCGAACTGCTCGGCGGCGGCACCGCCGTCGCCGCCGACCCGGGCCTGCTGGCCGTCCTGCGGGCGGCACTGCCGACCGCCGTCGTCGGGCCGGTGCTGACCGTCAGCACCGTTACCGGCGCCGCGGCCAGCACCGACGCGCTCAGCCGGCGGCACCCCGACGCGGTGGCCGAGGCCATGGAGGGGTACGGCGTGGCCGTCGCCGCCAACCACGCCGGAGTTCCCTTCGCCGAGCTACGCACCATCTCGAACCCGATCGGACCGCGCGACCGCGACGCATGGCGCATGCGCGATGCCCTCACCGCCCTCACCAGCGCGGCTTCCGCCCTGCGCTGA
- a CDS encoding 1,4-dihydroxy-6-naphthoate synthase codes for MALSLAISPCPNDTFVFHALVHGRVPGAPPVEVTYADVDVTNTAAERGAFDLVKVSYAALPWLLDDYHLLPCGGALGRGCGPLVLTRADRGGPDRSDLTGATVAVPGDRTTAYLLFRLWAARRMPQRIEVVPFHEIMPGVAAGRYDAGLVIHEARFTYPRHGLTALVDLGEWWEADTGLPIPLGAILARRGAVDPQEAAGWIRDSVRRAWADPAASRGYVLEHAQEMEPDVVDRHIGLYVNEFTADLGEAGFAAVEALLGRAADAGLVPQTSSSRATAWTS; via the coding sequence GTGGCGCTCTCGCTGGCGATCTCGCCCTGCCCCAACGACACGTTCGTCTTCCACGCTCTGGTGCACGGCCGGGTGCCCGGCGCACCGCCGGTCGAGGTGACGTACGCCGATGTCGACGTCACCAACACCGCCGCCGAGCGGGGTGCGTTCGACCTGGTGAAGGTGAGTTACGCGGCGTTGCCATGGCTGCTGGACGACTACCACCTGCTGCCCTGCGGGGGTGCGCTGGGCCGTGGCTGCGGCCCGTTGGTGCTCACCCGGGCCGACCGCGGCGGGCCGGACCGGAGCGACCTCACCGGCGCCACCGTGGCGGTGCCCGGCGACCGGACCACCGCCTACCTGCTCTTCCGGCTCTGGGCGGCCCGGCGGATGCCGCAGCGCATCGAGGTGGTGCCGTTTCACGAGATCATGCCCGGCGTCGCCGCGGGACGCTACGACGCCGGGCTGGTCATCCATGAGGCCCGATTCACCTATCCACGACACGGCCTGACCGCTCTGGTCGACCTGGGCGAGTGGTGGGAGGCCGACACCGGGCTACCGATCCCGCTCGGCGCCATCCTGGCGCGACGGGGGGCGGTCGACCCGCAGGAGGCCGCCGGCTGGATCCGGGACTCCGTCCGGCGGGCCTGGGCCGATCCGGCGGCGAGTCGGGGGTACGTGCTGGAACACGCCCAGGAGATGGAGCCCGACGTGGTGGATCGGCACATCGGCCTCTACGTCAACGAGTTCACCGCCGACCTGGGGGAAGCGGGGTTCGCCGCCGTCGAGGCGCTGCTCGGCCGGGCCGCCGACGCCGGGCTCGTACCTCAGACCTCCAGCTCGCGTGCGACGGCATGGACCAGCTGA
- a CDS encoding cold-shock protein: MPTGRVKWYDATKGYGFVTSDEGGDVFLPKAALPAGVTDLKGGQRVDFSVVDSRRGAQAMGVKLLDAPPSVAELRRRPAEELHGLVEDMIKVLEAKVQPDLRRGRFPDRKTAQKVAQLVHAVARELEV, from the coding sequence GTGCCTACGGGTCGAGTGAAGTGGTACGACGCGACCAAGGGATACGGGTTCGTCACCAGTGACGAGGGTGGCGACGTGTTTCTGCCGAAGGCCGCGCTACCGGCGGGTGTCACCGACCTCAAGGGCGGCCAACGGGTCGACTTCAGTGTGGTGGACAGCCGGCGGGGTGCGCAGGCGATGGGGGTGAAGCTCCTGGACGCTCCGCCCTCCGTGGCGGAGTTGCGCCGCCGACCCGCCGAGGAACTGCACGGCCTCGTCGAAGACATGATCAAGGTGTTGGAGGCGAAGGTCCAGCCGGATCTGCGCCGGGGCCGTTTCCCGGATCGCAAGACCGCGCAGAAGGTCGCTCAGCTGGTCCATGCCGTCGCACGCGAGCTGGAGGTCTGA
- a CDS encoding HAD family hydrolase: protein MGALTVGFDLDMTLVDSRPGIAAAFHALTEQTGVPVDAEAAVSRLGPPLRTEIARWFPPEQVEEAVRVYRELYPAYAITPTVPLPGAREALEAVRERGGRVLVVTSKLGRLARLHLDHLGLVVDELAGDLFAEEKATALREHGATHYVGDHVADMVAAQTAQVPGIAVATGPCSADDLRAAGAATVLADLTGFPAALDGMIRLALRQ, encoded by the coding sequence ATGGGTGCCCTGACGGTCGGATTCGATCTCGACATGACTTTGGTCGACTCGCGGCCTGGCATCGCCGCGGCGTTTCACGCGTTGACCGAGCAGACCGGCGTGCCCGTCGACGCCGAGGCCGCCGTGTCCCGGCTGGGGCCGCCGCTGCGTACCGAGATCGCCCGCTGGTTCCCGCCGGAGCAGGTCGAGGAGGCGGTCCGCGTCTACCGTGAGCTCTATCCCGCGTACGCCATCACACCGACCGTCCCACTGCCCGGCGCCCGGGAAGCGCTCGAAGCGGTGCGTGAGCGGGGCGGTCGGGTGCTCGTGGTCACCTCCAAGCTGGGCCGGCTGGCCCGGCTGCACCTGGACCACCTGGGCCTGGTGGTGGACGAGTTGGCCGGCGACCTGTTCGCCGAGGAGAAGGCGACGGCGCTGCGGGAGCACGGCGCGACCCACTACGTCGGCGATCACGTCGCGGACATGGTCGCCGCCCAGACGGCACAGGTGCCCGGGATCGCGGTGGCCACCGGACCGTGTTCGGCGGACGACCTGCGTGCCGCCGGGGCTGCGACGGTGCTGGCGGATCTCACCGGATTCCCGGCGGCGCTCGACGGCATGATCCGGCTAGCCTTGAGGCAGTAG
- a CDS encoding helicase-associated domain-containing protein has protein sequence MTTSLADHLRSLPDESLAALLRLRPDLVVPVPADVAALALRAQSRVSVSRALDGLNQFTLQIMDAARLTRDPADGTTTVDGVLALATTGPHPPAPTAVRAAVDRLRAHLLLYGPDHALRLVGGIDEISPYPAGLGRPATDLDPRTAALCADPAKLRRTLLSAPPSARAILDRLAAGPPVGSVPPGALHAPAVGADDDLPPDDTNGGAPTGSPVRWLIDHRLLVRVAGGKGGSAGMVELPREVGLLLRRDTGPLGPVRTGPPPVAATPCEPKAADSAGAGQTMEVVRRTEALLEQLAADPAPVLRSGGLGVRDLRRLARATGLDEPTTALLLEVAYAAGLTGEVELPGTAGRYGADQQVLPTVGYEMWRAGSLAQRWEQLARGWLTMTRQVGLVGRRDDRGRPITVLSAEAERAGAPAVRQAVLGVLADLEPANAPSADEVQALLDWRAPRRSRGREAAHREVLGEAATLGVTGLGALTSYGRLLLAEATATEDRDAGDPLGLRADAEDGEAGTAVRALDTLLPAPVDHFLVQADLSVVVPGPPEPALAAELELLAEPESAGGASVHRVSTSSVRRALDAGYSADDLHELFRRRSRTPVPQGLTYLVDDVARKHGGLRIGSAGAYLRSDDEALLAEVLADRRVEALALRRLAPTVLATPYQAGRMLSVLREAGYAPVAEDATGSTVLTRPKSRRAPARVSVATRALDPLATPRLPLPRLLGVVEQIRRGDAAARAARRAPAMVRGAAADGPVPAHGHSDALAVLQQAVRDKALVWVGYVDAHGATASRLVRPVSLGAGYLRAEDERTEMLHTFALHRITAAVLEK, from the coding sequence ATGACCACCTCACTCGCCGACCACCTGCGGTCGCTGCCCGACGAGTCCCTCGCCGCGCTCCTGCGGCTGCGGCCCGACCTCGTCGTACCGGTCCCCGCCGACGTCGCCGCGCTCGCCCTCCGGGCCCAGTCCCGCGTCTCGGTGTCGCGTGCGCTCGACGGGCTGAACCAGTTCACCCTCCAGATCATGGACGCGGCGCGGTTGACCCGTGACCCGGCCGACGGCACCACCACGGTCGACGGGGTCCTCGCGCTGGCCACCACCGGGCCGCACCCTCCCGCACCGACCGCCGTCCGGGCCGCCGTCGACCGGCTGCGCGCCCATCTCCTGCTGTACGGCCCCGATCATGCCCTGCGACTCGTCGGTGGCATCGACGAGATCTCGCCGTACCCGGCGGGACTCGGCCGGCCGGCGACGGACCTGGACCCACGCACGGCCGCGCTCTGCGCGGACCCGGCGAAGCTACGGCGGACGCTGCTGTCCGCGCCGCCGTCGGCCCGGGCGATCCTGGACCGGCTGGCGGCCGGCCCGCCGGTCGGTAGCGTGCCGCCCGGTGCGTTGCATGCGCCCGCGGTCGGCGCCGACGACGACCTGCCGCCGGACGACACCAACGGCGGGGCACCGACCGGGTCCCCGGTCCGCTGGCTGATCGACCACCGGCTGCTGGTGCGGGTCGCCGGTGGCAAGGGCGGCAGCGCCGGCATGGTCGAGCTGCCCCGGGAGGTGGGGCTGCTGCTGCGGCGCGACACCGGGCCGTTGGGCCCGGTCCGCACCGGCCCACCGCCGGTGGCGGCCACCCCATGCGAGCCGAAGGCCGCCGACTCCGCCGGGGCCGGGCAGACCATGGAGGTGGTACGCCGCACCGAGGCACTGCTGGAGCAGCTGGCCGCCGATCCCGCTCCGGTGCTGCGCTCGGGTGGTCTCGGCGTGCGTGACCTGCGCCGGTTGGCCCGCGCCACCGGGCTGGACGAACCGACGACGGCGCTCCTGCTGGAGGTGGCGTACGCGGCCGGGCTGACCGGCGAGGTGGAGTTGCCCGGCACCGCCGGCCGGTACGGCGCCGACCAGCAGGTGTTACCCACCGTCGGGTACGAGATGTGGCGGGCCGGTTCGCTGGCCCAACGCTGGGAGCAGCTGGCCCGGGGCTGGCTGACCATGACCCGCCAGGTCGGTCTGGTCGGCCGGCGCGACGACCGGGGCCGCCCGATCACCGTGCTCTCCGCCGAGGCGGAACGGGCCGGTGCGCCGGCCGTCCGACAGGCGGTGCTCGGCGTACTCGCCGACCTGGAACCGGCCAACGCGCCCAGCGCGGACGAGGTGCAGGCGCTGCTGGACTGGCGGGCGCCCCGGCGCAGCCGCGGCCGGGAGGCGGCCCATCGGGAGGTGCTCGGTGAGGCGGCCACGCTGGGCGTGACCGGGCTGGGGGCGCTCACCTCGTACGGGCGGCTGCTGCTGGCCGAGGCGACGGCGACCGAGGACCGTGACGCGGGCGACCCGCTCGGGCTCCGGGCCGACGCCGAGGACGGCGAGGCGGGCACCGCGGTCCGGGCGCTGGACACCCTGCTGCCGGCGCCGGTGGATCACTTCCTCGTGCAGGCGGATCTGAGCGTGGTGGTACCAGGGCCGCCCGAGCCGGCGCTCGCCGCCGAGTTGGAGTTGCTCGCCGAGCCGGAGTCGGCCGGTGGGGCCAGCGTGCACCGGGTCAGCACGAGCAGCGTGCGTCGGGCACTGGATGCCGGCTACTCCGCCGACGACCTGCACGAGCTGTTCCGGCGCCGGTCCCGCACGCCGGTGCCGCAGGGGCTGACCTACCTGGTCGACGACGTGGCCCGCAAGCACGGCGGGCTGCGGATCGGCTCCGCCGGGGCGTACCTGCGCAGTGACGACGAGGCGCTGCTGGCCGAGGTGCTGGCCGACCGGCGGGTGGAGGCACTGGCGTTGCGCCGGCTCGCGCCGACGGTGCTGGCGACCCCCTACCAGGCCGGCCGGATGCTGAGCGTGCTGCGGGAGGCCGGCTACGCCCCGGTGGCCGAGGATGCCACCGGCTCGACGGTGCTCACCCGGCCGAAGAGCCGCCGGGCGCCGGCCCGCGTGTCGGTGGCCACCCGCGCGCTCGACCCGCTCGCCACGCCGCGCCTGCCCCTGCCACGCCTGCTCGGCGTGGTGGAGCAGATCCGCCGGGGTGACGCGGCGGCGCGGGCGGCCCGACGGGCGCCGGCGATGGTGCGGGGCGCCGCGGCCGACGGGCCGGTGCCCGCGCACGGTCACAGCGATGCCCTGGCCGTGTTGCAGCAGGCGGTACGCGACAAGGCGCTGGTCTGGGTGGGCTACGTCGACGCACACGGGGCGACCGCGTCGAGGCTGGTGCGGCCGGTGTCGCTGGGCGCCGGGTACCTGCGTGCGGAGGACGAGCGGACCGAGATGCTGCACACCTTCGCGCTGCACCGGATCACCGCGGCGGTGCTGGAGAAGTGA
- a CDS encoding DNA repair helicase XPB: protein MSGGPLIVQSDKTLLLEIDHPDAQACRMAIAPFAELERSPEHVHTYRLTPLGLWNARAAGHDAEAVVDSLLKFSRYPVPHALLVDVAETMDRYGRLQLANDPAHGLVLRALDRLVLVEVAKSKKLAGMLGNRIDDDTVAVHPSERGRLKQALLKLGWPAEDLAGYVDGEAHPIELAEAGKDGRKPWTLRSYQREAVEAFWAGGSGVVVLPCGAGKTLVGAAAMAEAKATTLILVTNTVAGRQWKRELIARTSLTEEEIGEYSGERKEIRPVTIATYQVLTSRRGGAFTHLDLFGARDWGLVVYDEVHLLPAPIFRFTADLQARRRLGLTATLVREDGREGDVFSLIGPKRYDAPWKDIESQGWIAPAECTEVRVTLTDAERMSYATAEAEERYRMAATARTKLPVIRALVDRHPNEQTLVIGAYIDQLHQLGEYLDAPIVQGSTTNKERERLFDAFRSGEIRTLVISKVGNFSIDLPEAAVAIQVSGTFGSRQEEAQRLGRVLRPKADGRQAHFYTVVSRDTIDTEYAAHRQRFLAEQGYAYTIVDADDVLGPKLPTVE from the coding sequence GTGAGTGGTGGACCGCTTATCGTGCAGTCGGACAAGACCCTGCTGCTGGAGATCGACCACCCCGACGCGCAGGCCTGTCGGATGGCCATCGCCCCGTTCGCCGAGCTGGAGCGCTCCCCCGAGCACGTGCACACGTACCGGCTGACACCGCTCGGCTTGTGGAACGCCCGCGCCGCCGGGCACGACGCCGAGGCCGTGGTGGACTCGCTGCTCAAGTTCTCCCGCTACCCGGTGCCGCACGCCCTGCTGGTGGACGTGGCCGAGACGATGGACCGGTACGGCCGGCTCCAACTCGCCAACGACCCGGCACACGGTCTCGTCCTGCGGGCCCTGGACCGGCTGGTGCTCGTCGAGGTGGCCAAGAGCAAGAAGCTCGCCGGGATGCTCGGCAACCGGATCGACGACGACACCGTCGCGGTGCACCCGTCCGAGCGAGGGCGGCTCAAGCAGGCCCTGCTCAAGCTCGGCTGGCCGGCAGAGGACCTGGCCGGATACGTCGACGGCGAGGCACACCCGATCGAGCTGGCCGAGGCCGGCAAGGACGGCCGCAAGCCGTGGACGCTGCGGTCGTACCAGCGGGAGGCGGTCGAGGCGTTCTGGGCCGGCGGGTCGGGTGTGGTGGTGCTGCCCTGCGGCGCCGGCAAGACGCTGGTCGGCGCGGCGGCGATGGCCGAGGCGAAGGCGACCACGCTGATCCTGGTCACCAACACGGTCGCCGGCCGGCAGTGGAAGCGGGAGCTGATCGCCCGGACGTCGCTGACCGAGGAGGAGATCGGGGAGTACTCCGGCGAACGCAAGGAGATCCGGCCGGTCACCATCGCCACGTACCAGGTGCTCACCTCGCGGCGCGGCGGCGCCTTCACCCACCTGGACCTGTTCGGCGCCCGCGACTGGGGCCTGGTCGTCTACGACGAGGTGCACCTGCTGCCCGCGCCGATCTTCCGGTTCACCGCCGACCTACAGGCCCGCCGCCGGCTCGGCCTGACCGCCACCCTGGTCCGCGAGGACGGCCGGGAGGGCGACGTGTTCAGCCTGATCGGCCCGAAGCGGTACGACGCGCCGTGGAAGGACATCGAGTCGCAGGGTTGGATCGCCCCGGCCGAGTGCACCGAGGTCAGGGTCACCCTGACCGACGCGGAGCGGATGTCGTACGCGACCGCCGAGGCGGAGGAGCGCTACCGGATGGCGGCCACCGCCCGCACCAAACTTCCGGTCATCAGAGCGCTGGTCGATCGGCATCCGAACGAGCAGACGCTGGTGATCGGCGCGTATATCGACCAGCTGCACCAGTTGGGCGAGTATCTGGACGCCCCGATCGTGCAGGGCTCGACCACGAACAAGGAGCGGGAGCGACTTTTCGACGCGTTCCGCTCCGGGGAGATCCGCACCCTGGTGATTTCCAAGGTCGGGAATTTTTCCATCGACCTGCCCGAGGCGGCCGTGGCGATCCAGGTCTCCGGCACGTTCGGCTCCCGCCAGGAGGAGGCGCAGCGCCTCGGGCGGGTGCTGCGGCCGAAGGCCGACGGCCGGCAGGCGCACTTCTACACCGTCGTCTCCCGGGACACCATCGACACCGAGTACGCCGCCCACCGGCAGCGCTTCCTCGCCGAGCAGGGGTACGCGTACACCATCGTCGACGCCGACGACGTCCTCGGTCCCAAGCTGCCAACCGTCGAGTAG